CAATGGTCTATTGTCATTGGGCTGCTGCTACAGTGGTCATTTATAATTAGCAACAAATTTCTTTTTCAGGTTCAAAATAAAGGCAGCTGGGCGCTGTCCTATGTGGCCTGCTACATGCTGGGCGCAGCTCTCGGCTATTACTATCCCCAGCTTCGAACTTGGTTTCTGGTACGTAAGGAGGAACGAAGCTTTACAAGTATGCTGACATGGATCGCAATTTGGGCTTTATGGCTGATTTCAGCCACCATTCATGTCTATATGTGGTACGAAAATAGATTGTACGGAACCTCGTACAATTCGCTAGTTTTTGAACTTATGTATAACATGTACAGCCTGTCTAGTACGCTGGTATTACTACAGATTTCCTTTTTAATGTATAGAAGACAACATTCCTTTGTCATTCGCAAGCTGGAACGTCTGGGCACACTGTCCTTTGGTGTGTATCTCATACATCCATTTTTCCTACTCTTGTATCGGCAGTTTTCACCACACATTGGCTCACCGCAGCTTATTCATGTGTGGTACGCTGGAGGTTTTTTCTGTGCACTTCTTTGTTCTTGGCTCGTCGTGTCGGTCATCGCCCGCTTCCTGCCATGTGCTTGGATTTTGTTTGGTCAGCTACCGGGCATAGGAAAAAGGAAATCCCCGCGAGAAGAGCGCATGTCTTCGCCCGAAACGCTACTATTCAAAGGCCGATGATATCCAACAAACGACCTGAGAAGAGTGTCCATAGCCTCCATCGCCAAAAAGGTATATAATACGCCCATATTGTATACTGCTGGAAAGAACAGAAAGGGTGCACAACCATGCATAACATGCATAACGGAACCATTTTATTAGTAGACGATGAACCTGAAATTATTAAGCTCATGCAAATATATTTAGAAAATGAAGGATATCGCTTGCTCATGGCACGGGACGGACTGGAAGCGCTGGAGCAGGTTAATCGGGAACAGATAGATGTAATGGTGCTGGATGTGATGATGCCCAACATGGACGGGATTGAAGCCTGCATGAAAATCAGGGAAACCGAGCATTTTCCGATCATTATGTTGTCTGCGAAGGGACAAGATATGGACAAAATTACAGGGCTTAGCGTTGGGGCCGATGATTATGTCACCAAGCCGTTCAGCCCGCTGGAGCTAGTGGCACGCATCAAATCCCAGCTACGTAGAGTACGGAAATATACCCACTCCTCTCCTATATTGGAGCATGAAATGGTACTGGATGAACTCTCCATTAACACTGTTACACATGAGGTCACTCTCGCTGGAGAATCCGTTAAGCTGACTCCGCGTGAATTCGCTATTGTTGAGCTTTTGGCTCGACACCGGGGTCAAGTGCTGAGCATGGAGCAGATTTATGAGAAGGTCTGGAAGGAACAATATCTGGAATCCAACAAAACGCTAATGGTACATGTGCGTAAAATTCGCGAGAAAATTGAGACTGATCCGCGAAAGCCCAAATACCTGAAAACAGTGTGGGGCATCGGCTATAAAATGGAAAAATTCGATTAATGGAGGACTTGCGTCTTGAAGGCAAAACGATACGATACGCTGGGATGGAAGCTGGCAGCCCTTAGCCTTGCCGCCTTCACTTTAACTGGACTAATTTTAATGGTGTTTTATTATGGAGCGTCTTTGCTGTTATGGCTGAATCCCTCGCGTTCTTTTTTTGGCACTCGGCTGATCCGCTGGACCGTCAATCACATTGGTTCCTCACTGATCTTGCTGGTGTGTGGGCTGCCTTTATATATTTATTTCTTTTTCCTTTTTACCAAAAATACGATTGGCTATCTACGCGAGATTACGACAGGGATGCAGAATTTCGCGGACGGAAATTTATCCTATTCGATTCCGGTATCTTCCGCAGATGAACTGGCAACCTTGGCAAAAAATATGAACACCATGGCAGACAAGCTCCGTCTTTCAATAGAAGAAGAACGGGCTTCCGCCAAAGCGAAAAACGACCTGATCACTGGTGTATCCCACGATCTTCGCACCCCGCTAACATCGGTGATTGGCTTTTTGGAGTATATTGAAACCGACCGTTACCGGGATGAAATTGAGCTACGCTATTATGTAAACATTGCTTATGAAAAATCGCTGACGCTTAAAAAGCTGATCGACGAGTTATTTGAATACACGCGTGTGAGTGGTGGTAGCCTGCCACTGGAGCTGGAGCCTGTAGACCTCGGCAAATTGCTCACTCAACTTGCTGAGGAATTTGTACCCTCACTGGAACAGGCGGACATGTCCTATCGTGTCCGAATCGTTGAGCCTGTTCGGATTTTGGCCGACACGGACGAGCTGGTGCGCCTGTATGAAAATTTATTTTCCAATGCGATTCGATACGGAAAGGATGGCAAGCGTCTCGATATCACGATAGGACGTGAAGGCGATGAAGCGATAGTGATCTGCACCAACTACGGCACCCCGATTCCACCGGAAGATGTCCCACATCTCTTTGAACGGTTTTACAGAGTGGACAAATCACGCTCCAAGGAAACCGGAGGTACCGGGCTGGGCCTTGCTATTACCAAAAGCATTACCGAACTGCACAATGGCCGCATTTCGGTTAGGAGCAATCGTAGACAAACGGATTTTGAAACCCGTTTTCCGATCTATCGCGCCCGTTAGACGGGCAGTATAACGCTAACCAACCAACAACGTATAAACGATACCTGGTCCGTGTACACCAATCGTCAAATCATTTTCGATATCCGACGAGCGGCTCGGTCCAGTAATAAAATGAATGCCTGCGGGTAATTGCTCACGCCCTGCTACGTCAAAACGGCTTAAAATCTCGCCCAGTCGTGTTCGCAGACGTTCCACGGGCAGGAGAATAATCAGCACGGTCGGCAGCAGACTGACCGAGCGCCCCTTCTCCGGCGAGGATAGCACTGCTACCGAGCCGGTGTAGGCGGCGGCCTCATCGGCCATGACGATGCCGATATCGGCCTCCGCGGCGCGTGCCTTCCAGTTTTGGGCTGGATCGGTGTTCCACACCGACAGTCGGACTTCCGGCAGCGCTGCTTCCAACTGGAGCGCATCCAGGTCCGGCTCATTCTGCCGGACGATATAGGCTGCTCCCAGCTCGCGCGCCTTGTGCGCGATCCAGTCTGCCGCCTTCTTCAGATCCGGCAGACGCACTACGTGTCCGCCAACACTTGTAAAGTTGGCGGTGAACTCCTCGATGCGCTGCTCCGCACTCCATTCGAATTCGTGCCAAAACGCAGGTGCGCCGCGAAACGGCTGCTTCGGTGGCTCTGTCTGTCGCGGACGCTTGAGCCGCGTCGCAATGCCTTCCATAAAGCGTGCCTGCTTGACACGGGATTCTGCTTGCATGTGATGAAGCCATGCTTCATGCTCCGCTTTTGCTTGCGCAGAAGGATTACGCTGTTCACTCATGCTGCATCCCTCCTTTTCTTCTATCCGCCAAGATCGTCTCCATTCGGCTGAGAATGTCCGGATGCATGACCTTGCGTTCCTGCTCCAGCTCACGCGCTAGTGTGTTCCAGTGCTGACGGAAGGACTTATTCGCCAGACTAGGAGCCACACGGTACGTATTCCAGCCTTTTAAGGGGCCAAGCTTAAGGGTAATTTCTCCCTTACGAACCACCGCTTTCTGTGCGATCTGCCCGAGACTGATCGCCGCAGCGAATCGCTTCGAGCTGGAAACTACCGCCGCAAAACCTTTCATCCCGATCGTCTCCAGCTTATCCCCTTGTCCTGCCTCCACCTTGCGTCTACGCAAATAAACCAGCATATCATGCAGTGGTATTTTGACCGGACAGGCTTCATAACACGCTCCACACAGACTGGACGCACTCGCAATATCGTTCCACTCTTCAATGTTGCCATGAAGGGCAGGCGTAAGCACTGCACCGATAGGACCGCTATATGTCCCGCCATACGCGTGCCCCCAATGTGTCGGTACACCGGACAAGCGTTCAGGCAAGCGCCGCAGCGGATGCAATTTAACAACTCTTGAAACTCAGGATTGCCTAGCTGAAGCGAACGCCCGTTATCTACGATAATAATGTGCATTTCCTCCGGTCCATCGGCATCCTGGCTGCGCCGGGGTCCTGAAATACCGGACATATACATCGTCAGCTTTTGTCCGGTAGCGGAGCGTGGCAGCAATGTAGCCATCACCTCCAAATCTGTCCAGGATGGAATAATTCGCTCCATACCCATCAGTGTGATTTGCGTTTTGGGCAGAGTAGAAACCATGCGAGCGTTGCCTTCATTTTCAAACAAAACCATGGAACCCGTCTCGGCAATGGCAAAATTGCAGCCTGTCATGCCAATATCCGCTTCTAGAAACTTTTCACGCAGCTTTTTGCGGACAAAGCCCGCCAAAATCGTCGTATCTGCGGACAGCTCCTCCCCTGCTTCTTTAGACAGCAGCTCGGCAATCTGATAGCGGTTTTTGTGAATCGCAGGGATCACGATATGAGATGGTGCCTCTCCCGCCAGTTGAATAATATACTCACCGAGGTCACTTTCAATCGTCTCGATATCCGCACCTTCCAGCGCCTGATTCAAATGCAGTTCCTCCGACACCATCGACTTGGATTTGACGACAGAACGGGCTTGATTATGCGCGGCAATGTCCAGTGTAATGCGCACGGCATCCACTGCGGTGTCGGCAAAATGGATATGCACCCCGTTGGCACGGGCATTTTCTACAAACAGATTTAGGTAATAGTCCAGATGGGCAATGGTATGAAGCCGAATTTGACGCCCCCGCTCACGCCATTCCTCCCAATTTCCATGCTGCTCTGAAGCTGTCCGCTTGCCGTTGCGCAGTCGCTCGGTAGTGAAACGAACTGCATTCCGCAAAAAATCATCATTCAGAGCCAGCTCTGCACGTTTTTTGACCTTTTGATTCATAGAGTGCGTATGTACAGCGGTCATGCGTGCTTCACCCCTTCGTATAACAGCTCTGCCAGATGCATCACCCGAACTGGCTCTTTCCGATATCTGAGATTACCGGCGATATTCATCAAACAGGCCATGTCCAGTCCGACCAGTACCTCGGCTTCCGTCTCCCTGATATGGTCCACTTTTTCAGTCACCATCGCTCCCGAAATATCGGGCATTTTCACCGCAAAAGTACCACCAAACCCACAGCAGTCCTCCGCAAAAGGAAGCGGCACTAATTGCAAACCCTTTACGCTGCCAAGCAGCTTCATCGGTTCCTCCTTTACGCCGAGCAAACGTGTTCCATGACAAGACGGATGATAGGTTACCGTATGCGGAAAAGACGCACCCACATCGGTCACGCCAAGCACCTGCACCATAAATTGTGTAAACTCATACGTCTTTTGCTCCA
This window of the Paenibacillus polymyxa genome carries:
- a CDS encoding acyltransferase; amino-acid sequence: MKPTTKEKIPELQLVRAMAILAVLMVHATSYATVQLTNSSLYVVYNALNVLMKYGTPVFIALSSMVLFYNYKDRPLGRQLLRRFYKQRLLYILLPYVMFSLFYFILSLMAGSTEPWSIITLAENLALKLVTGKAYTHLYYIFIMMQFYLAFPCILWLFQRYRQFPQWSIVIGLLLQWSFIISNKFLFQVQNKGSWALSYVACYMLGAALGYYYPQLRTWFLVRKEERSFTSMLTWIAIWALWLISATIHVYMWYENRLYGTSYNSLVFELMYNMYSLSSTLVLLQISFLMYRRQHSFVIRKLERLGTLSFGVYLIHPFFLLLYRQFSPHIGSPQLIHVWYAGGFFCALLCSWLVVSVIARFLPCAWILFGQLPGIGKRKSPREERMSSPETLLFKGR
- a CDS encoding response regulator transcription factor, coding for MHNGTILLVDDEPEIIKLMQIYLENEGYRLLMARDGLEALEQVNREQIDVMVLDVMMPNMDGIEACMKIRETEHFPIIMLSAKGQDMDKITGLSVGADDYVTKPFSPLELVARIKSQLRRVRKYTHSSPILEHEMVLDELSINTVTHEVTLAGESVKLTPREFAIVELLARHRGQVLSMEQIYEKVWKEQYLESNKTLMVHVRKIREKIETDPRKPKYLKTVWGIGYKMEKFD
- a CDS encoding sensor histidine kinase, producing the protein MKAKRYDTLGWKLAALSLAAFTLTGLILMVFYYGASLLLWLNPSRSFFGTRLIRWTVNHIGSSLILLVCGLPLYIYFFFLFTKNTIGYLREITTGMQNFADGNLSYSIPVSSADELATLAKNMNTMADKLRLSIEEERASAKAKNDLITGVSHDLRTPLTSVIGFLEYIETDRYRDEIELRYYVNIAYEKSLTLKKLIDELFEYTRVSGGSLPLELEPVDLGKLLTQLAEEFVPSLEQADMSYRVRIVEPVRILADTDELVRLYENLFSNAIRYGKDGKRLDITIGREGDEAIVICTNYGTPIPPEDVPHLFERFYRVDKSRSKETGGTGLGLAITKSITELHNGRISVRSNRRQTDFETRFPIYRAR
- a CDS encoding LutC/YkgG family protein, encoding MSEQRNPSAQAKAEHEAWLHHMQAESRVKQARFMEGIATRLKRPRQTEPPKQPFRGAPAFWHEFEWSAEQRIEEFTANFTSVGGHVVRLPDLKKAADWIAHKARELGAAYIVRQNEPDLDALQLEAALPEVRLSVWNTDPAQNWKARAAEADIGIVMADEAAAYTGSVAVLSSPEKGRSVSLLPTVLIILLPVERLRTRLGEILSRFDVAGREQLPAGIHFITGPSRSSDIENDLTIGVHGPGIVYTLLVG
- a CDS encoding (Fe-S)-binding protein, coding for MKVSLFITCLSDAMYPKVGEAMARLLARYGVELEFPKVQTCCGQPSYNSGYWDETRAAAKTILKAFNNSDFVVAPSGSCTYMIHHYPELFKDEPEWLESARRLEQKTYEFTQFMVQVLGVTDVGASFPHTVTYHPSCHGTRLLGVKEEPMKLLGSVKGLQLVPLPFAEDCCGFGGTFAVKMPDISGAMVTEKVDHIRETEAEVLVGLDMACLMNIAGNLRYRKEPVRVMHLAELLYEGVKHA